A single region of the Solwaraspora sp. WMMD406 genome encodes:
- a CDS encoding UDP-N-acetylglucosamine--LPS N-acetylglucosamine transferase → MDDVVDGVDDAATVLLVGSSGGHLAQLLALEGWYATRRRCWVTFDTPDAVSSLRDEDVVWAYHPTTRNVRNLLRNAILAVRILARRKVSAVVTTGAGVALPFVVVSWLRGIPTVYIEVYDRIDTPTLTARLCRPFLSAMLVQWEEQRRQYPEATVVGHLL, encoded by the coding sequence GTGGATGACGTTGTGGACGGCGTCGACGACGCCGCGACGGTTCTGCTGGTCGGATCCAGCGGTGGTCACCTCGCGCAGTTGCTCGCCCTCGAGGGGTGGTACGCGACCCGGCGGCGGTGCTGGGTCACCTTCGACACGCCTGACGCCGTCTCGTCGCTGCGTGACGAGGACGTGGTGTGGGCGTATCACCCCACCACGAGAAACGTCCGGAATCTCCTCCGCAACGCGATCCTCGCCGTACGGATTCTCGCACGGCGCAAGGTGTCGGCGGTGGTCACCACCGGGGCCGGGGTCGCGTTGCCGTTCGTGGTGGTCTCCTGGTTGCGCGGCATACCGACGGTCTACATCGAGGTGTATGACCGGATTGATACCCCTACGCTCACTGCCCGGCTGTGCCGGCCGTTTCTCTCGGCCATGCTCGTGCAGTGGGAGGAGCAGCGCCGGCAGTACCCGGAGGCGACAGTCGTGGGACATCTGTTGTAG
- a CDS encoding glycosyltransferase: protein MQNVPVRIPRQRTPADRPTVLVAVGTDRHRFDRLIDWLEQWQAAAAGRAAVHVQYGHSRAPRFEEATAFLDHDALQRAMAGASLVVCHGGPATILEARRHRHLPIVVPRDPAHGEHVDDHQLLFARRLSDAGLIRLCQTQAELAAALDAGLREPTRFAVASDTGGRAARQEAVARVGGIVEELISARASRRILAWRSR from the coding sequence TTGCAAAACGTCCCGGTGCGGATACCCCGGCAACGTACCCCGGCCGACCGGCCCACCGTGCTCGTCGCCGTCGGCACCGATCGGCATCGTTTCGATCGGCTGATCGACTGGTTGGAGCAGTGGCAGGCCGCAGCGGCCGGCCGGGCCGCCGTGCATGTGCAGTACGGGCACAGCCGAGCGCCGAGGTTCGAGGAAGCCACCGCGTTCCTCGACCACGACGCCCTGCAACGGGCCATGGCCGGAGCCAGCCTGGTGGTGTGCCACGGCGGACCGGCCACCATCCTGGAGGCCCGCCGGCACCGGCATCTGCCGATCGTCGTCCCCCGCGACCCGGCCCACGGCGAGCACGTCGACGACCACCAACTGCTGTTCGCCCGTCGACTGTCCGACGCGGGACTGATCCGGCTCTGCCAAACCCAGGCCGAACTGGCCGCCGCGCTCGACGCCGGCCTCCGGGAGCCGACCCGCTTCGCCGTCGCGTCCGACACGGGCGGGCGGGCCGCGCGGCAGGAAGCGGTGGCCCGGGTCGGTGGGATCGTCGAAGAGCTGATCTCCGCGCGTGCTTCCCGTCGAATCCTCGCTTGGCGTTCCCGTTGA
- a CDS encoding lipopolysaccharide biosynthesis protein, which produces MSDQPPRTLTITDLLRVPLRRWLAVVAGAVTGLLLAIGYLTVAPPSASATAVVAVRPVVTDAFTYPGAGADRSINMNVESGIATSTEVLSRIAADRDTDLVTVRRALEIEVPAGGQILRFTYSDDTVDDAVAMVNLAAETYLDVREQMYERQRTDMLASYDASIDAVAEQQTAAQRRVAQADGSAADAALAEFTSLSNQLTQLSAARTEIAAIDVTPGWVTQTAQQQLSTDGQPGALYLAAGLLLGVVLGILLSYLRESTDRRVRSVADARDVTGLPLLGTVRRRGLRVDARTVDADIRYVAMAIAEQLRRAVRSPVVVVAARNREDTTPMTASLAVALAADGHDVYIGDDSYRLAALRTALLADRRRVPSGPFVPAGSAPTLGAGGTTNGTSTGSGTSWAALPGSDPDGDPESTYVLTPPDRVRRDPDQTVILPRITESGDPSATESSATDPAVAGPSATSTPAGEPSAADPLVVDPTPADQTPVRRPSPRPVPTPRTATVGSPPNVPAAGGAASTTAGVMSTIGRLASDPDAGGEPVPDTAGGPSPDSGDRTTSGDRTTSGDRPAVGTVAVPTLPADALTVGAGTVRIGPYPQTASDGIVLVNAPPAESDERGVRQARAGTAIVLVERDRTRLADLRRLAARLNAAGVEPLGFVLTGSGRG; this is translated from the coding sequence ATGAGTGACCAGCCACCGAGGACCCTGACCATCACCGACCTGCTCCGCGTGCCGCTCCGTCGCTGGCTGGCGGTCGTCGCCGGCGCGGTGACCGGTCTGCTGCTGGCGATCGGATATCTGACCGTCGCCCCGCCCAGCGCCTCGGCGACCGCGGTCGTCGCCGTCCGTCCGGTGGTCACCGACGCCTTCACCTATCCGGGTGCCGGGGCGGACCGGTCCATCAACATGAACGTCGAAAGCGGCATCGCCACCAGCACCGAGGTGCTGTCGCGCATCGCCGCCGACCGGGACACCGATCTGGTCACCGTCCGCCGGGCGCTGGAGATCGAGGTCCCGGCAGGAGGACAGATCCTGCGCTTCACCTACTCCGACGACACGGTGGACGACGCCGTGGCGATGGTCAACCTCGCCGCCGAGACCTATCTGGACGTCCGCGAGCAGATGTACGAGCGGCAGCGGACCGACATGCTGGCGTCCTACGACGCCAGCATCGACGCGGTGGCCGAGCAGCAGACCGCCGCCCAACGCCGGGTCGCGCAGGCCGACGGGTCGGCCGCTGACGCCGCCCTGGCCGAGTTCACCTCGCTGAGCAACCAGTTGACCCAGCTCAGCGCGGCACGGACCGAGATCGCCGCGATCGACGTCACCCCCGGGTGGGTGACCCAGACCGCCCAGCAGCAGCTGTCGACCGACGGCCAGCCGGGAGCGCTCTATCTCGCGGCGGGACTGCTGCTCGGCGTCGTGCTCGGCATCCTGCTGAGCTACCTGCGGGAATCGACCGATCGGCGGGTCCGATCCGTCGCCGACGCCCGGGACGTCACCGGGCTGCCGCTGCTCGGCACGGTCCGCCGCCGTGGGCTGCGGGTCGACGCCCGCACCGTGGACGCCGACATCCGGTACGTGGCGATGGCGATCGCGGAGCAGCTCCGACGCGCCGTCCGCAGCCCGGTCGTGGTCGTCGCCGCCCGCAATCGGGAGGACACCACGCCGATGACCGCCAGCCTGGCGGTGGCACTCGCCGCCGACGGGCACGACGTCTACATCGGAGACGACAGCTACCGACTCGCCGCACTGCGTACCGCGTTGCTCGCCGACCGGCGGCGCGTGCCCTCGGGGCCATTCGTGCCGGCGGGGTCCGCGCCGACGCTCGGTGCCGGTGGCACCACGAACGGCACCAGTACGGGCTCCGGCACCAGCTGGGCGGCGCTGCCCGGCAGTGATCCGGACGGCGATCCGGAGAGCACGTACGTGCTCACGCCGCCGGATCGGGTCCGGCGTGATCCAGATCAGACGGTCATCCTGCCCCGGATCACCGAGTCGGGCGATCCGTCGGCCACCGAATCGTCGGCTACCGATCCGGCTGTCGCCGGTCCGTCGGCCACCAGCACGCCGGCCGGCGAACCGTCGGCAGCTGATCCGCTGGTGGTCGATCCGACGCCGGCCGACCAGACACCCGTGCGCCGGCCGTCGCCCCGACCGGTCCCGACCCCGCGTACGGCGACCGTCGGTTCCCCGCCGAACGTGCCGGCGGCCGGCGGTGCGGCGTCGACCACCGCTGGCGTGATGTCCACCATCGGTCGGCTGGCCTCGGATCCGGATGCCGGTGGCGAGCCGGTCCCGGACACCGCCGGCGGACCGTCTCCGGACTCCGGAGACCGTACGACCTCCGGAGACCGTACGACCTCCGGTGACCGGCCTGCCGTCGGCACGGTCGCCGTGCCGACCCTGCCCGCCGACGCGCTCACCGTCGGCGCGGGTACGGTCCGGATCGGACCCTACCCACAGACTGCCTCGGACGGCATCGTGCTGGTCAACGCACCCCCGGCCGAGTCGGACGAACGTGGTGTCCGGCAGGCACGGGCCGGCACCGCGATCGTGCTGGTCGAACGTGACCGTACCCGGCTGGCCGACCTGCGCCGACTGGCTGCCCGACTGAACGCAGCCGGTGTCGAGCCGCTCGGATTCGTGCTCACCGGCAGCGGCCGTGGCTGA
- a CDS encoding acyltransferase produces MAFAVKRRYYRMRYPRLRLGRDVEIRGRIRLRRGVRVTIGDRTRLNKLVRFAGTGEVRVGADCLLNATWIGSWTTVEVGDRCLLSDCELMDNDFHNLPPDLRHAPATATARAPIVVGDNVWIGAHALVMKGVRIGRDSVVGAGTVVRSDVPDRVVVIGNPQQIVKKFDE; encoded by the coding sequence ATGGCCTTCGCCGTCAAGCGTCGCTACTACCGGATGCGATATCCGCGGCTGCGCCTCGGGCGTGACGTCGAGATCCGGGGCCGGATTCGACTCCGGCGCGGCGTCCGGGTGACGATCGGCGATCGCACCCGGCTCAACAAGCTGGTTCGCTTCGCCGGGACGGGAGAGGTCCGGGTCGGTGCCGACTGTCTGCTCAACGCCACCTGGATCGGCAGCTGGACCACGGTCGAGGTCGGTGACCGCTGCCTGTTGTCCGACTGCGAGCTGATGGACAACGACTTCCACAACCTGCCTCCGGATCTGCGGCACGCACCGGCGACCGCGACGGCCAGAGCGCCGATCGTCGTCGGCGACAACGTCTGGATCGGGGCGCACGCACTCGTCATGAAAGGTGTCCGGATCGGCCGGGACAGTGTGGTCGGTGCCGGCACCGTGGTCCGCTCCGACGTGCCGGACCGCGTCGTGGTGATCGGCAACCCGCAGCAGATTGTGAAAAAGTTCGATGAGTGA
- a CDS encoding sulfotransferase domain-containing protein, whose protein sequence is MPSIRDRLKQVVPVRVTDRVRQSLVHYGVRTSDQRPLPDFLIIGTKRGGTTSLWNYLVQHPLVPRLFPAWNTKATHYFEEHWSRGEAWYRSHFPTQRQRDALAVRHGGPVRAGEAAPLYMFHPLAPGRVHDLMPSVRLIVLLRDPVERAYSHWKERRTEGKEPLSFPEALAREEERTAGERDRLIADPDFFSEPYDWYTYRARGRYVDHLRPWLERFDRSQFLFLTSEEFYRDTRSAYRRTLGFLDLPEYDLPSFSVYNDRRSAPMDGDLRAELTDYFRPHSEALRDQLGLRLDWAGLTS, encoded by the coding sequence ATGCCGTCCATCCGAGACCGGCTCAAGCAGGTCGTTCCAGTGCGGGTCACCGACCGGGTACGGCAGTCGCTGGTGCACTACGGGGTACGCACCAGCGACCAGCGACCGTTGCCGGACTTCCTGATCATCGGCACCAAGCGCGGCGGTACCACGTCACTGTGGAACTACCTCGTTCAGCATCCGCTGGTGCCCCGGCTGTTTCCCGCCTGGAACACCAAGGCGACGCACTACTTCGAGGAGCACTGGTCTCGGGGTGAGGCGTGGTATAGGTCGCACTTTCCGACCCAGCGGCAGCGGGACGCGCTCGCCGTCCGTCATGGTGGCCCGGTCCGCGCCGGTGAGGCGGCACCGCTCTACATGTTCCACCCGCTGGCTCCGGGGCGGGTGCACGACCTGATGCCGTCGGTACGGCTGATCGTGCTGTTGCGCGACCCGGTCGAACGGGCGTACTCGCACTGGAAGGAGCGGCGTACCGAGGGCAAGGAGCCGTTGAGCTTCCCGGAGGCGCTGGCCCGGGAGGAGGAACGGACAGCGGGGGAGCGGGACCGGCTGATCGCCGACCCGGACTTCTTCAGCGAGCCGTACGACTGGTACACCTACCGGGCCCGGGGACGCTACGTGGACCATCTGCGGCCCTGGTTGGAGCGCTTCGACCGGTCCCAATTCCTCTTCCTGACCAGTGAGGAGTTCTACCGGGACACCCGGTCGGCCTACCGTCGTACGCTCGGCTTCCTCGACCTGCCCGAGTACGACCTGCCGTCGTTCTCGGTCTACAACGACCGCCGTTCGGCGCCGATGGACGGCGACCTGCGGGCCGAGCTGACCGACTACTTCCGGCCGCACAGCGAGGCGTTGCGCGACCAGCTCGGACTGCGGCTGGACTGGGCCGGGTTGACGTCGTGA
- a CDS encoding glycosyl hydrolase → MSTTVGRVGSGRRRLIVGGVSAALLAGMVITALPLLADDEIAIAAVADTTATDVVQDGDNGVKTTLATCPRLCERNPRGARDAIVAFDVAAVPPGARNLRVRLRLYSWQRFDARVAVHPSVVDAGDPRPSLSTVPTSADDSSTELAAVSQVRKGYNEWDVSAQVTGNGRVTFALRQEDRSDRIYWPSMEYRDPSIRPRLLIEFDPPTGRPADPSAGVPVTTVPAPPGSPSAPASTAPPPSPTVAPTPSRASPPPAASPSVGPPAPGIGCGEVSALLVPSCGAWWGMYSPTSAAKGWDHGGAVAEVEAQVGRRFDLVHRYHDFSNSGSNGAFPDQFEQEQMRGGRLMFFAWESRIFSSGTTLTWHDVYSGRYDSVIDDVAGRIKATGVPVFMGFDHEPEDEPAKGSDADFVRAWRHVHQRFDKAGADNAVWVWVMMGWSGHYDRYAGLYPGDSYVDWVGYDPYNFYACNGGKTWKDPHTTVGGFYRWLDQHGIGAGKPRMLAEFGTNFDPDDPGAKRRWFEQFPAAVKAHPKIKAVVYFNSAGSTTTSASCDMTMNHTPSALAGFTAAGKDPYFKQPLPVNR, encoded by the coding sequence TTGAGCACCACCGTCGGGCGGGTCGGATCCGGGCGTCGTCGGCTGATCGTCGGGGGAGTCAGCGCGGCCTTGCTGGCCGGTATGGTGATCACCGCTTTGCCGCTGCTGGCCGACGACGAGATCGCCATCGCGGCGGTGGCCGACACTACCGCGACCGACGTCGTCCAGGACGGTGACAACGGGGTGAAGACCACCCTAGCCACCTGTCCCCGGTTGTGCGAACGCAATCCGCGCGGGGCGCGGGACGCGATCGTCGCGTTCGACGTCGCCGCTGTGCCACCCGGCGCCCGCAACCTGCGGGTCCGGCTCCGGCTGTACTCCTGGCAGCGGTTCGACGCCCGGGTCGCCGTCCATCCGAGCGTGGTCGACGCCGGTGATCCGCGTCCGTCGTTGAGCACCGTACCGACCTCGGCGGACGATTCGTCGACCGAGCTGGCGGCCGTGTCCCAGGTCCGCAAGGGATACAACGAGTGGGACGTGTCGGCTCAGGTCACCGGCAACGGACGTGTCACCTTCGCGCTCCGTCAGGAAGACCGGTCGGATCGGATCTACTGGCCGTCGATGGAATACCGGGATCCGTCGATCCGGCCACGACTCTTGATCGAGTTCGATCCGCCCACCGGCCGGCCCGCGGATCCGTCCGCTGGCGTACCGGTGACCACCGTACCGGCGCCGCCGGGCAGTCCGTCCGCGCCGGCGTCGACCGCCCCGCCGCCGAGTCCGACCGTCGCGCCCACGCCGAGCAGGGCAAGTCCGCCTCCGGCGGCGAGCCCGTCGGTCGGTCCACCCGCACCCGGGATCGGCTGCGGCGAGGTCTCGGCGCTGCTGGTCCCCTCCTGCGGGGCATGGTGGGGGATGTACTCGCCGACCAGCGCCGCCAAGGGCTGGGACCACGGCGGGGCGGTGGCCGAGGTGGAGGCACAGGTCGGCCGGCGGTTCGACCTCGTGCACCGCTACCACGACTTCTCCAACTCCGGTAGCAACGGCGCCTTCCCGGACCAGTTCGAGCAGGAGCAGATGCGGGGGGGCCGGTTGATGTTCTTCGCCTGGGAGTCCCGGATCTTCTCCTCCGGCACCACGTTGACCTGGCACGACGTCTACAGCGGACGGTATGACTCGGTGATCGACGACGTGGCCGGTCGGATCAAGGCGACCGGGGTTCCGGTGTTCATGGGCTTCGACCACGAGCCGGAGGACGAGCCCGCCAAGGGCAGCGACGCCGACTTCGTCCGGGCCTGGCGGCACGTGCACCAGCGGTTCGACAAGGCGGGCGCGGACAACGCCGTCTGGGTGTGGGTGATGATGGGCTGGTCGGGCCACTACGACCGGTACGCCGGCCTCTACCCGGGTGATTCCTATGTCGACTGGGTCGGCTACGACCCGTACAACTTCTACGCCTGCAACGGCGGCAAGACCTGGAAGGATCCGCACACCACGGTGGGTGGCTTCTACCGCTGGCTCGACCAGCACGGGATCGGCGCGGGCAAGCCGCGGATGCTCGCGGAGTTCGGCACCAACTTCGACCCCGACGACCCGGGGGCGAAGCGCCGATGGTTCGAGCAGTTCCCGGCGGCGGTCAAGGCCCACCCGAAGATCAAAGCGGTGGTCTACTTCAACTCGGCCGGGTCGACGACCACGTCGGCGTCGTGTGACATGACGATGAACCACACGCCGTCTGCTCTCGCCGGGTTCACGGCTGCGGGCAAGGATCCATACTTCAAACAGCCTTTACCTGTCAATCGGTGA
- a CDS encoding lipopolysaccharide biosynthesis protein, translated as MTATVDRGETRRSARSAAIGLVGAAASGLFGFVLAVVVTRGYGPAGAGAFFTAVGLLTVACAVCTLGAETGLLWSLPRRRTGPDGDAARMVPVALIPPLVLAGVAAVAGLLAAPQLAAVLFDPATAGGRRLVQLCAVGLPVLVAVGLLLATVRAVRPIGAYVSVQFFLLPIGRPLLVGLAAFTSGAVLLGMSGWLLPAVIAVLVCAALVVRPLGVGAGAAVRPGRGDWRTFWRFALPRAGSAAIDAGGMWVGVLLAAILAGPAAAGLFGAVGRYVLAGQLALQGLRVAVAPQLSRLLGEDRRTAAAAVHRQLTTWALVLSWPVYLLLAVFAPGFLSVFGPEFTAGAAAMTWLSLAMLVNVAVGNVQTLLLMSGRSGLHLLAAAANLVVTVSLGLWWIPQYGVSGAAVAWGTGIVVENLIAWTAARIVIGRPLVDRSMLIAATAVSTVVGAAAALAVAVAGRDVTGLGYALATLAVVAAGTVALPGTRRRLWRGASAIRGIRQKGG; from the coding sequence GTGACCGCCACCGTCGACCGGGGCGAGACCCGCCGTAGCGCCCGCAGCGCGGCGATCGGACTGGTCGGCGCGGCGGCCAGCGGTCTGTTCGGCTTCGTTCTCGCGGTGGTCGTCACCCGGGGCTACGGTCCGGCCGGAGCCGGCGCGTTCTTCACCGCAGTCGGACTGCTCACCGTCGCCTGCGCCGTCTGCACCCTGGGCGCCGAGACCGGCCTGCTCTGGTCGTTGCCGCGACGGCGGACCGGCCCGGACGGTGACGCCGCCCGGATGGTGCCGGTGGCGCTGATCCCGCCACTGGTGCTCGCCGGCGTCGCTGCGGTGGCCGGTCTGCTCGCCGCGCCGCAGCTGGCGGCGGTGCTGTTCGATCCGGCGACCGCCGGTGGCCGGCGACTGGTGCAGCTCTGCGCGGTCGGCCTGCCGGTGCTGGTCGCCGTCGGCCTGCTGCTGGCGACGGTGCGGGCGGTACGCCCGATCGGTGCGTACGTCTCGGTGCAGTTCTTCCTGTTGCCGATCGGTCGGCCGCTGTTGGTCGGTCTCGCCGCGTTCACCAGTGGCGCGGTGCTGCTCGGGATGTCCGGCTGGCTGCTGCCGGCGGTGATCGCCGTGCTGGTCTGTGCCGCGCTGGTCGTCAGGCCGTTGGGCGTCGGCGCCGGGGCCGCCGTGCGTCCCGGTCGCGGCGACTGGCGGACCTTCTGGCGGTTCGCGTTGCCGCGTGCCGGGTCGGCGGCGATCGACGCCGGCGGCATGTGGGTCGGGGTGCTGCTCGCCGCGATCCTGGCCGGTCCGGCCGCCGCCGGCCTGTTCGGCGCGGTGGGCCGCTACGTCCTGGCCGGGCAGCTGGCGCTGCAGGGGCTGCGAGTGGCGGTCGCTCCCCAGCTGTCCCGGCTGCTCGGCGAGGACCGGCGGACGGCGGCGGCGGCGGTGCACCGGCAGCTGACCACCTGGGCTCTGGTGCTGTCCTGGCCGGTGTATCTGCTGCTGGCGGTGTTCGCACCGGGCTTCCTGAGCGTGTTCGGACCGGAGTTCACCGCCGGGGCGGCGGCGATGACGTGGCTGTCACTGGCCATGTTGGTCAACGTCGCGGTCGGTAACGTGCAGACGTTGCTGCTGATGAGCGGCCGCAGCGGCCTGCACCTGCTGGCAGCGGCGGCGAACCTGGTGGTCACCGTGTCGCTGGGCCTGTGGTGGATTCCGCAGTACGGGGTGTCCGGGGCGGCGGTCGCCTGGGGGACCGGGATCGTGGTGGAGAACCTGATCGCGTGGACCGCCGCCCGGATCGTGATCGGCCGTCCCCTGGTCGACCGGTCGATGCTGATCGCCGCGACGGCGGTGTCGACCGTGGTCGGTGCGGCGGCCGCTCTGGCGGTGGCCGTCGCCGGACGAGACGTGACCGGGTTGGGGTACGCGTTGGCGACGCTGGCTGTCGTCGCGGCCGGGACAGTGGCGCTGCCGGGGACGCGGCGCCGGTTGTGGCGCGGTGCCAGCGCGATCCGTGGCATCAGACAGAAAGGCGGGTGA
- the rdgB gene encoding RdgB/HAM1 family non-canonical purine NTP pyrophosphatase produces the protein MGERPRLLLATRNAKKLAELQRILDSSLGVARIELVGLADLEPYHEVPETGLTFGENALLKAREGCRYTGLPTVADDSGLAVDALGGMPGVFSARWSGRHGDDQANLDLLLAQLGDVPDEHRSASFVCAAALVLPGGKEHLVEGRQSGRLLRAGRGSGGFGYDPIFVGDGQQSTNAELSPAEKDAISHRGKAFRLMAKVISKIVI, from the coding sequence GTGGGCGAGCGTCCCCGGCTCCTGCTGGCCACCCGCAACGCCAAGAAGCTCGCCGAGCTGCAGCGCATCCTGGACTCGTCGTTGGGTGTGGCGCGGATCGAGCTGGTCGGGCTGGCGGATCTGGAGCCCTACCACGAGGTGCCCGAAACCGGCCTCACATTCGGGGAGAACGCCCTGCTGAAGGCGCGGGAGGGATGTCGCTACACGGGTCTGCCGACAGTCGCCGACGATTCCGGTCTGGCGGTGGACGCGCTCGGCGGGATGCCTGGGGTGTTCAGCGCCCGGTGGTCCGGTCGGCACGGCGACGACCAGGCCAATCTGGATCTGCTGCTGGCTCAGCTCGGCGACGTGCCGGACGAGCACCGGTCCGCCTCGTTCGTTTGTGCCGCCGCGCTGGTGCTGCCCGGGGGCAAGGAGCATCTGGTCGAGGGTCGCCAGTCCGGCCGGCTGTTGCGGGCCGGCCGGGGCAGCGGCGGGTTCGGATACGATCCGATCTTCGTCGGTGACGGTCAGCAGTCGACCAATGCCGAGCTCAGTCCGGCCGAGAAGGACGCGATCAGCCACCGGGGGAAGGCGTTTCGCCTGATGGCGAAGGTGATTTCCAAGATCGTCATATGA
- a CDS encoding glycosyltransferase family A protein has product MVPTRDRPELLRDTVAAIRDQDYPGVVEVVVVHDQSTPDLTLASDDPDRPVRVIGNTRTAGLAGARNSGILAATGTLVAFCDDDDRWLPGKLRAQVAALAADPTGEFVSCGIRVSYDGTTTDRILDADRVPLAALLRDRMTELHPSTFLIRRSALIGGFGLVDEEIPGSYAEDYEFLLRAARSAPLVNLRTPYVLVRWHKRSYFAQRWDTIATALQWLLERYPEFATQPAGEARVAGQIAFAQAAAGHRRGALRWARHTLARNPREPRAYLALAVASRAVRPDTVLRTLHRRGRGI; this is encoded by the coding sequence GTGGTCCCCACCCGGGACCGTCCGGAACTGCTACGCGACACCGTCGCCGCGATCCGGGACCAGGACTATCCCGGCGTGGTCGAGGTCGTCGTCGTACACGACCAGTCCACCCCGGACCTCACCCTGGCCAGCGACGACCCCGACCGGCCGGTACGGGTGATCGGCAACACCCGTACCGCCGGTCTCGCCGGAGCACGCAACAGCGGCATCCTCGCCGCCACCGGCACACTGGTCGCCTTCTGCGACGACGACGACCGCTGGCTGCCCGGCAAACTCCGCGCCCAGGTCGCCGCGCTCGCCGCCGACCCGACCGGCGAGTTCGTCAGCTGCGGCATCCGGGTCAGCTACGACGGCACCACCACCGACCGGATCCTCGACGCCGACCGGGTGCCACTGGCCGCGCTGCTACGCGACCGGATGACCGAGCTGCATCCGTCGACGTTCCTCATCCGACGCAGCGCCCTGATCGGCGGCTTCGGGCTGGTCGACGAGGAGATCCCGGGCAGCTACGCCGAAGACTACGAGTTCCTGCTCCGGGCCGCCCGAAGCGCGCCACTGGTCAACCTGAGGACCCCGTACGTGCTGGTGCGCTGGCACAAACGCTCCTACTTCGCGCAACGCTGGGACACCATCGCCACCGCCCTGCAGTGGCTGCTGGAACGCTATCCCGAGTTCGCCACCCAGCCGGCGGGGGAAGCCCGGGTAGCCGGCCAGATCGCCTTCGCTCAGGCGGCGGCCGGGCACCGTCGAGGCGCCCTGCGCTGGGCCCGACACACCCTGGCCCGTAACCCGCGGGAACCCCGCGCCTATCTCGCCCTTGCCGTGGCCAGCCGGGCGGTGCGCCCGGACACGGTGCTCCGTACCCTGCACCGCCGTGGCCGGGGCATCTGA
- a CDS encoding O-antigen ligase domain-containing protein, whose translation MFGLVPVWWIAGVFYFGWPLLGALLLMFMLTRGQIVMPAGSGVWLAFLALVVVSATQLAGFSSLLTFGLRLVFYLTAFVVCCYVFTVARERESPSLVLAPLAAFFVALVVLGWLGVLMPRFSMTTPMELILPGGLTGNPFIRDMVHAEATEYSARSLNPIFRPAAPYAYTNTFGSTYAILVPAVVACLLLGASGVLRTVLLVALPLSLPPAFLTLNRGMFLSLGVGLAVLGMRAVVRGNIKVLASMLGVLAVGGLAALVIPIGALIERRVSASNTNTDRMSLYLEVLRWVRSSPLVGFGTPLQVDTVSADAPIGTQGQLWTVLFSHGIPALVCFIGWFLVVLATCWRATSAAGQWLSVVPLIALVQLPFYGLVNQNLTAAFYVVGVALALTTRRQPSRPVRPDPGRPDPGRPDPAGAVPVGHGVASRGGLR comes from the coding sequence ATGTTCGGCCTCGTTCCGGTCTGGTGGATCGCCGGGGTGTTCTACTTCGGATGGCCGCTGCTCGGTGCCCTGCTGCTGATGTTCATGCTCACCAGAGGGCAGATCGTCATGCCCGCCGGCAGTGGCGTCTGGCTGGCCTTCCTGGCACTCGTCGTGGTGAGCGCGACTCAGCTGGCCGGGTTTTCGTCGCTGCTGACCTTCGGTCTTCGGCTGGTCTTCTACCTCACCGCGTTCGTCGTCTGTTGCTACGTCTTCACCGTGGCCCGGGAGCGGGAGTCGCCGAGCCTGGTGCTGGCGCCGCTGGCGGCGTTCTTCGTCGCGCTGGTCGTACTCGGCTGGCTCGGCGTGCTGATGCCGCGCTTCTCGATGACCACACCGATGGAGCTGATTCTGCCGGGTGGGCTGACCGGCAACCCGTTCATCCGGGACATGGTGCACGCCGAAGCCACCGAGTACAGCGCCCGATCGCTCAACCCGATCTTCCGGCCCGCTGCACCGTACGCCTACACCAACACCTTCGGCAGCACGTACGCGATCCTCGTGCCGGCGGTGGTCGCCTGCCTGCTGCTCGGCGCCAGTGGCGTGCTCCGTACGGTCCTGCTGGTCGCCCTGCCGTTGTCGCTGCCACCCGCGTTCCTGACCCTCAACCGGGGGATGTTCCTGAGCCTTGGTGTCGGGCTGGCCGTGCTCGGGATGCGCGCCGTGGTCCGGGGCAACATCAAGGTGCTCGCCTCCATGCTCGGAGTGCTCGCCGTCGGCGGGCTCGCCGCCCTGGTGATCCCGATCGGCGCGCTGATCGAGCGTCGGGTCAGCGCGAGCAACACCAACACCGACCGGATGTCGCTCTACCTGGAGGTGCTGCGCTGGGTGCGCAGCTCGCCGCTGGTCGGCTTCGGCACTCCGCTTCAGGTCGACACGGTCTCGGCGGACGCGCCGATCGGCACCCAGGGTCAGCTGTGGACGGTTCTGTTCAGCCACGGGATACCCGCGCTCGTCTGTTTCATCGGCTGGTTCCTGGTGGTGCTGGCGACCTGTTGGCGAGCCACCTCGGCGGCTGGCCAGTGGCTGTCCGTCGTACCGCTGATCGCCCTGGTCCAGCTGCCGTTCTACGGCCTGGTCAACCAGAACCTGACCGCCGCGTTCTACGTCGTCGGAGTCGCGCTGGCGTTGACCACTCGGCGACAGCCGTCGCGACCGGTCCGACCTGACCCGGGCCGACCTGACCCGGGCCGACCTGACCCGGCCGGGGCCGTGCCGGTCGGGCACGGCGTGGCATCTCGCGGGGGGTTGCGGTGA